TGTCTTGGAATGTATTTTCGCACATGACCCAAATCATTCAACCGATGGACATAATGTATAGGTTATTCGTTTTAAGGTAAGTGATTATAACATTAGCATGCCACTTTTTTGGGGGTATGCCTTAAATGTTTTGCTATGGATAACTTTAACCAATGGCAAATGTGGTGTTTCTGCATTGAAATGGAAATAACTTCCGGCCCTTGTGCAATTCATGTGGGTCAGGTGTCCATCCGCGACCAGAAGGGGGTGGTAAAATATACTTTACTACAAAGTTCGCGGGGCTCTGTAAAAAGATGGAAAAGGACTCTGTCCACTTTGTAGATTCGGAAGTTGGCAGCCCATTTTTCATAACATCTTAATGCCATCGCCCTCCTTATCAATACGGTGTCAATACGGACTCAATACGGACTTTGTCCGTATTGACACCGTATTGATAAGGGGAGCCATGTGTGAAAAAGTGGATTTTCCCGAATCCATGAATGATCGATAGCACCACTCCATCGGCAAAGAGAGAGGGCACGCTCCGCAGAAGCACCGCTGCCTAAATTGCTTCCTAAGGAAGCCTCGCTGCCTCCGCCGATACAGGATCGATGCCCAGAAAAGGTTTGGTTCCAATTCGACAGCCCAATAGCTTTGACAGAGAGACAAAACAATCCTATCTGCAATTATGTGGAAAGATCCCTTAATAATGCAGTCTATTGTCCCTCAGAATATCTCTTTCTACACTAGTGTCTTGTCAAGCAAGCTTTTTTTGCTTGTCTGAAGCGAATTAGCCAATATCATATTAAATAGATATACATTAGGAAGTAAGACCAATGAAACAACAAATAAACATCGGCATCGACGGGATGCACTGTGCCGCCTGCAGTTCAGCGGTGGAACGGGCTCTTGCCAAAAAGAAGGGCGTCAGCAAGGCCAACGTAAACCTGGCCCTGGAAGAGGCGTATATTGAGTATGACGATAAGCTGCTGGGGCCGGAAGATTTTCGGGATACCATAACGGCAACCGGCTATTCAGTCCGCCAGGAAGCAAGCTTGGGCGAGGACACGCAGATCAGGAACATGCATCAGGCCGCCCGCCGGATGTGGATGGTGTGGGGAATCGCGGTTATCGTTACTGCCCTCATGCTGCCTTTGATGCTGGCCAAACCTATGCCGGCCTGGCATCACGAGGGGGTGTGGCTGATCTTTGGGCTCACTCTGCTGGCGATGCTGTTTCCCGCCCGCGGTGTTTACGTTTCAGCCCTCAGGTCAGTACGTAGTGGCAGCGCCAACATGGATGTCCTGATCGCCATGGGGACCTTGGCTTCTTTTATGGTGACGCCGCTGTCTCTCTTTGTGAAAGGGATCAACCCGCACGATTTTTCCGGCATCGCGGCCATGATCCTGGCCTTTCATCTCACGGGCAGGTATCTGGAAACCCGGGCCCGGGGCAAGGCCTCCGAGGCGATCCGCAAGCTGATGAATTTGGGGGCCAAAACCGCCCTGATCCTCAAAGACGGAGTTGAAACCGAAGTTCCGGTCCACAAGGTCCAGGTGGGCGATGTTTTCATAGTCAAGCCTGGGGCCAAGATCCCGGCGGATGGCGTGATCCTGTCTGGAAGCGGGAGCATCGACGAATCCATGGCCACGGGGGAATCGATGCCGGCCTCAAGGCAGGTGGGGGACCAGGTGATTGGCGCCACCGTCAATCTGGACGGTTATTTCCAGGCCCGGGCGGAAAAAGTGGGCTCAGACAGTTTCCTGGCCCAGGTGATCAAACTGGTGCAGGAGGCCCAGCATTCCAAGGTGCCGATCCAGCTTCTGGCGGACAAAGTAACCGCGGTTTTTGTGCCGATCGTTTTAGTTCTGGCTTTGGCCACATTTGCGGCCTGGCTCCTCTTTCCCGGGGTAATGGGGACAGTGGGTGAATTCCTGCGCGGGATAGTACCCCTCAGCAGCGCCAACACGGGTTTCGCGGCCGCGCTGATGGCCGCGATCGCGACCCTGGTGATCGCCTGTCCCTGCGCGCTGGGCCTGGCAACCCCGACCGCCTTGATGGTGGGTAGTGGCATGGGGGCAGAACGGGGCATCCTGATCCGCAACGGTGAGGCTTTGCAGCGCATGAAAGACGTGCGGGCCATGGTTTTTGACAAGACCGGCACCCTCACCCATGGAAAACCCAGGCTGCTAAAGGCCGTGGGAATTAACACGCCTGAAGAGAAAGTTCTGAGGGTGGCCCGCAGCTTGGAAGCCGCCAGCGAGCATCCCCTGGCCCTGGCCATCGTCGAAGCCGCGGAGAAAAAAGGGCTGAAGCCCCTTCCCATCAAGGATTTTGCCAATCACAGCGGGCGCGGGGTATCAGCCGTGCTCAATTCCCGCACCTATTGGCTGGGAAGCATGGAACTGCTGCGGGAAAACGGCATTTCAGGAATCGAGGGTATTCAGACCGCAGCGGAGTTCAAACACGCCAGCCGCGTTTATTTGGCCAACTCTGACGGCGTTCTGGGCCTGTTTTACATCGCCGACAGCGTGCGCCCCGAAGCCGCCAAAGTGGTGAAAGAACTGAGGAACAAGGGCATAGAGTCCATCCTGCTCAGCGGCGACAACGAGGAAACCGCGGCCGCGATCGCGGCACAGGCTGGGATTTCCAGGTTCCGGGCCAAAGCGCTGCCTGCGGACAAGGTCAGCATCATCCGTGAACTACAAGCGGAATATGGTACCGTGGCTATGGTCGGGGATGGCATAAACGACGCTCCGGCGCTGAAACAAGCCGACATCGGCATCGCCATGGGGCAAGGGACCGACATTGCCATCGAAGCCGCGGACATCACCATTCTGCGGGACAAGCTGGAACTGATCCCCACGGCGGTGGAACTTTCCCTGCAAACCTTCCGCAAGATCCGCCAAAACCTATTCTGGGCCTTCTTTTACAACCTCGTCGCCATACCCCTGGCCGTGTTCGGCGCTCTGCATCCCGTGATCGCGGAGATCGCCATGGCCACTAGTTCCGTGACCGTGGTCACCAACGCCAACCTGCTGCGGCGGAAGATGAAAAAGCAGGAGAAAATAAAAGCGGAAAGATGATCTCTCCGCTTTCTCAATAGTTAACTAACTTGTTCAGTCGGGACGGTTCTCCGTCTTGAGCTGCGCGGCCTTGATTAACAGTTGGATGAATTCTCTCCGGTAGTCGTGCGGATCAGCGCCCAGATTTTCCACTGCCAGTTGGATCACCTTGTCCCAGGTCATGGACCCCTTGTCCTCATAGTCCTGCAGCAGCATGGCGTAGCCCACCACGGCTGAGGAAAAGAGGAAGGTCTGGGAAACGTCCTCCAGGCCCAGGGTTATGTTGTAGACCGGGGTTTCCAGCGGAATGCTCTCATCGCCTGTGGGCGGCTTGTAGCGCAGTTTCACATTCATGACCTCGGGTGATTTGCGCGCTTCCTCGCTGATCTTGATCTCCTGGTATTTGAGGGGATCGAGCCCGGGAATCTCTTCCTTGGAAGCGGTCGGGATGATCTCGTAGATCGCGGTCACGGAGTGCCCCGCGCCCAGTTCACCGGCGTCTTTGGTGTCGTCGCGGAAATCTTCGTCACGCAGCAGCCGGTTTTCATAGCCAATCAGCCTGTATGCTTTTACGTGCGCGGGATTGAACTCCACCTGCAGCTTGACGTCCTTGGCGATGGTAAAGAGCGTGGCGCCCATCTCATTGACCAGCACCTTGCGGGCCTCGGAGATGTCGTCGATGTAGGCATAGTTGCCGTTTCCCTTGTCGGCCAGAAGCTCCAGCCGGTTGTCCTTGTAATTGCCCATCCCAAAGCCGAGTACGGTGAGGAACACGCCCTTATCCCGGTTTTCCTCGATCAGCCTGGTCATGTCGGCATCAGAGGAGACGCCGATGTTAAAATCGCCGTCCGTGCAGAGGATGATGCGGTTGTTGCCGTCCGGGATGAGGTTTTCCACCGCTGTCTTGTAAGCCAGTTGGATGCCGGCCCCGCCTGCGGTTGAGCCTCCGGCCTCGAGGTTGTTGATGGCGGCGGAGATCATGGGTTTTGCCGCTCCGGAGGTGGAAGGCAGCGCCAGTCCGGCCGCCCCGGCATAGACCACGATGGCGATCTTGTCCTGCGGCCTCATGTTCTCCAGCAGCAGGTTCATCGCTTGCTGCACCAGCGGAAGCTTGTTTGGAGAGTCCATGGAACCGGAAACGTCGAGCAGGAAGACCAAGTTGCTGGGCGGCGCTTCGCCCATGTCCATTTTCCTGCCCTGGATGCCGATGTGCACGAGGTTGCGCTTATGGTTCCAGGGGCAGACCCCCATTTCCGTGTAGACCGAGAAAGGATGCTCGCCCTGGGGCTGGGGGTAGTCGTATTCGAAATAATTCAGGAGTTCCTCGGTGCGGATGATGTTGGGCGGAGGAAGCTGGCCCTGGTTCAGCATGCGCCGGACATTGCTGTAGGTGGCGGTGTCCACGTCGATGGAAAAGGTGGAAAGCGGCGCCGTCAGCGGGCTTTTGAAGATATTGGGGGTGATGGGGCTGTAATCTTCGGTATTCCAATCCGGCGGCAGGTAAGACGGCGCGAAGCCCGGCACAGGCTGCATCGCGGAACCGGGGGCCATCTTGCCGTCCATGCTGAAAAAGACCTCGTTGGCCCGGCCGCCGCGGATGTGCAGTTCTCCCATGTCCATCTCTTCCAGCGTGTAGCTGGTTTTGACCTTCAGGGTGATGTTCACGCTGGTGGTTTGCTTGGCTTTGATCTTTATGTTGTTCCGCTCCCAGGGGTCATATCCCGTAAGCGAGGCCACCAGCCTGTATTTGCCGGGGACAAGGCTTTCCATCAGGAAGTGGCCTTGGGCGTCTGTTTTGGCCACGGCGACCCGCTGGCCGCCCAGATGGCATTCAAGCAACGCGTCCCTCAGGGCGTTGCCCTCATTGTCGATCACCTTGCCTCGCAGCTTGCCTGTATCCTGGCTTCCGGCCAAAACCACTGCCAGCAGCAGAGCGCTAATTAGCATCAGCATCAGTTTCTTGGTCATCATTCCTCCCAAGTTTCTAATGCGTATTATACTTTCCCAAAGGTGATTCCCTGTCAAGAAAAATCCCGGCCAGGGTATTGGGAGTGGATACTTGAAAGGGTTACTTTCCATCAAGTCCTAAAATCGGTTGACTGTTTAAAAAGAAGGGACCGCCCACTTTTGACCCTGCCTATCACTTGCCTATCCACTGTCTATCACTTCTCTATTATAGACAAGTGATTGACTGTGGATAGACAAGTGATAGACGCTCTGATTTGAGGGCGGAAGGAGCAAGATGTTGTTTATCAGGAAGATAGGTGGGATCTTGGGGTCGCTATCAGTTTCCTGGATAGTGATTTGTTGGCATAAAGTTGAATATGGTGAAAGCGATTTTTGGCGGTGAGGCAATTTTGTATTGACGGATTTGACATTGTCCGGCAAACTGGAACAAAATGTGATTATTGCTAAAAGGGGCAGGTTCCGGGGAGTCCCCGGGCTTGGCCCGGCGATTCCAACATATTGCCATACAAGGAGTAACGATATGCTGCAAGGTTCCAATGTGGCTTTGGTGACACCCTTCAAGAACGGCGGGGTGGATTATTCCGCCCTGGAAAACCTGATCGAATTTCAGATCGAAAATGGCACGGACGGGCTGGTTTTGCTCGGCACCACCGGCGAAAGCGCTGCCATCGCCTCGGACGAGCGCGACGCCCTGCTGCGCTTTGCCATCCAGCGGATCAACCATCGCGTCCCAGTGGTGGTGGGCACTGGCACGAACAACCTATCCCACACGATCTCCCAGACCAAGCGGGCTCGGGACCTGGGAGCCGATTACGCGCTGGTGTTGGTGCCCTATTACATCAAGCCGACCCAGCAGGGCATGTTCGAGTTTTTCGGCGCGGTCGAGGCCAATACGGACATTCCCATCATCATGTACAATATCATGGGCCGGGCCGGGGTGAACATGACCTCCGCCACGACAGTGCGCATAGCCAAAGCATGTAAAAGGATCGTGGGCATCAAGGAAGCCTCAAACATGGTCGTGCAGGCCTCCGAGATCGTGCGCGACGCCCCGTCTGGCTTCACCTGCCTGAGCGGCGAGGACGGGATCAACATGCCGCTGATGGCCTGCGGCTTCAAGGGCACCATCTCCGTTACGGGAAACATCCTGCCCAAGCTGATGCATGAGCACATGGCCGCCTGCCTGGCCGGGGATTTTGCCACCGCCCTGAAGCAGCATCAGCAGCTGCTGAAGATCAACCAGGCCCTGTTCATCGAGACCAGCCCCATCCCGGTCAAGGAAGCATTGCACATGATGGGCCTGATCGAACTGGAATTCCGCCTGCCCATGTGTCCTTTGCAGGACGCCAACCGCGAGGTTTTGCGCGGAGTGCTGAAAGAATACAATCTGATCTAAATACAGGAGAATATCATGAAAAAGCAGGCTGTGAAGCACGGCTTTGCGCTCAAGGAAACACACCGGATCGAAGAGATCAACGCCACCGCCAATATCTATGAGCACGAGAAAAGCGGCGCGCAATTGATGCATATCGCCAGCGAAGACAACAACAAGGTCTTCTGCGTGGCTTTCAAGACCATTCCGGAGGACAGCACCGGCTGCCCCCATATCCTGGAACATTCGGTTCTCAACGGATCAAAGAACTTTCCGGGCAAATCGACCTTCATGGAGCTGATCAAAGGCTCTCTGCACACTTTCATCAACGCCATGACGGCATCGGACGTGACGCTCTATCCGGTGGCCAGCACCAATGACAAGGATTTTCTCAATCTGACCCGGGTCTACCTGGACGCGGTGTTTTTCCCCAGGATCCATGAGGAGCCGAAGATCCTGCACCAAGAAGGCTGGCATTACGAACTGACCGATCCGGAGGGCGAACTTACCATCAAGGGAGTCGTCTACAACGAGATGAAGGGCGCTTTTTCCAATCCGGACAGCATCATCCAGCGCCATTGCCAGCACGCCCAATTTCCCGATACGCCCTATGGCCATGAATCCGGGGGCGATCCTGAAGTGATCCCCACCCTCAGCTATGAAAAGTTCACAGAGTTCCACAAAAAGTATTACCATCCGGATAACTCGCGCATCTTTATCTACGGTGACCTGGATCCGGATCCGGTCCTGGAAATGATGGACAAAGATTACCTCTCCCATTTCACCAAGGGACAGAAGACCGTATCCATGCCCCTGCAGAAGCCTTTTGCCAAACAGCTCAAGCTGGAACTGGAATACCCCGTGGACGAGCACAAGAACATCGAGGACCAGTACTATCTTTGCCTGAACTACACCTGGGGGCAGATCACGGAAGGCCACACCACTGCGGCTTTGAGCCTATTATCCGATATCCTGATGTCCACACCCGCCTCTCCTCTGAAGCGCAAGATCATGGAATCCGGACTGGCCGCGGATTCCTATTGCTACGCGATGATGGATATCAAGCAGCCGACTCTGATCTTCACCTTCAAGCAGGTTAAAAAGGAAAACATTCCCGCGCTGGTCAAACTGGTCAACACTGAGCTCATGCGCCTGGTGAAGGATGGGATCGACAAGAAGCTGATCGAGGCTGTGATCAACAAACGTGAGTTCTTTGTGCGCGAAGCCCAGATGCAGCATTTCCCCAAAGGCCTGTTTTATATCTGGAGCACACTGTCGGATTGGATGCACGGTGGCGATCCGGTCAAGGCCCTGCGTTTTGAACCGGTTTTTGCCGAGCTGCGCAAAGGCCTCACGGAGCCTTACTTTGAGGCACTGATAGAAAAAGCCATCCTGAAGAACCAACACAGCAGCCAGATCACCTTTGTGCCGGTGCCAGGCCTGGTGGACAAACAGGACCGGGATCTGAAAGCAAAGCTGGCCGAGACCAAGAAAAAGATGAGCAAGAAGCAGATCAAAGAACTGGTCGAATTCAACCGGGAGCTTCATGACTGGCAAAACGAGGAGGTCAGCGCCGAAGATTTGGAGCGCATTCCCATGCTGAGCCTCGAAGACATCGATCCAAGCGCTGAAAGCTATCCCAACCAGATTGAAAAATACACCGAGTTTACTTTGCTGAAACATCCCCTGAACACCAACGGCATCGTCTATCTGAAGGCCTATTTCGACCTCAGCCACGCCGAGGAGGAGGACCTGCCCTGGCTCGCCTTCTACGCCTCGCTTTCCGGTCTGGTGGACACCCAGAATTACAGCTATGCCGACCTTTCCAACGAGATCGACATCAACACGGGCGGGATCTCCCTGCAGTTTGGGCTCAAGAACAGCTATGTGGACCCGGACCTGATCATGCCGAAATTCATCGTTTCCGGCAAGGCGTTGCAGGCCAAGGTTGGCAAGCTGGTGGAACTTGCCGCCGAACACGCCTTCAGGCCTGTGTTTACGGACAAGGCCCGGCTCGGAACGCTGATCCGCGAAGCCAAATCCAGGATGGAGGCCCAGTTGCTGGGCAGGGGCGTGGTGGTCGCGATCAACCGCATGTTCGCGCCTTTCAGCCAGATCCACCATTTTTCAGACCTCACCCAGGGGCTGGGTTACTACCATTTCCTGATTGACCTCGAAAAACGGCTGGCCGAGGATGTGGACTCCGTGATCAAAGGGCTGGACTGGATCCGGGAGACCTTCTTCACCAGGAATAACCTGATCCTCAGCCTCACCTCGGACGAAGAGGGGATCTCTGACGCCTTCCAATATCTGAAGCCTCTTGTGGCCGGCATTTCCCAGGAAGTCTACTCTCCGGTGGAGATCCATTTCCATCCCGTCGACCTCAACGAGGGGATCATGGCGCCGGTGCAGGTCCAATTCTGCGCCAAGGGCGGAAATTTCTTCCGCAAGGGCTATTCCTATTCCGGGAAACTGCGGGTGCTGAACAACATCCTGGCCAACGAATTCCTGCATCGGGAAATCCGCGAAAAAGGCGGCGCTTATGGCGCCATGGCCAATTTCTCAGCGGTGGGGAACATGTATTTCTGCTCCTATCGGGATCCCAATCTGAGCCAGACCCTGGACGTCTACAACCGGGTGCCGGAATTCCTGCGCAATTTTGATTGCAGCAGCCGGGAGCTGGAAAAATACATCATCGGCGACATTTCGATCCTCAACTATCCCAAAACTCCGGAAACCAAAGGCGCCCAGGCCGATGAAGATTACATCACGGGCTTCACCCAGGAAGATCGCCAGCAGATCCGCGACGAGGTGCTCTCCACCAGGATCGAGGATATCCGCGCCTATGCCGACATGATCGAAGCCATCATGAGCAATAACCATTTCTGCGTGTTTGGCAACGAAGCCAGGATCCGTGAGGCCGGCGACCTGTTCGACAGGTTGACCCCGGTTTTCATCTGAGGCGATGAAGCAAAAGGATAAAA
The window above is part of the Candidatus Syntrophosphaera sp. genome. Proteins encoded here:
- a CDS encoding heavy metal translocating P-type ATPase, coding for MKQQINIGIDGMHCAACSSAVERALAKKKGVSKANVNLALEEAYIEYDDKLLGPEDFRDTITATGYSVRQEASLGEDTQIRNMHQAARRMWMVWGIAVIVTALMLPLMLAKPMPAWHHEGVWLIFGLTLLAMLFPARGVYVSALRSVRSGSANMDVLIAMGTLASFMVTPLSLFVKGINPHDFSGIAAMILAFHLTGRYLETRARGKASEAIRKLMNLGAKTALILKDGVETEVPVHKVQVGDVFIVKPGAKIPADGVILSGSGSIDESMATGESMPASRQVGDQVIGATVNLDGYFQARAEKVGSDSFLAQVIKLVQEAQHSKVPIQLLADKVTAVFVPIVLVLALATFAAWLLFPGVMGTVGEFLRGIVPLSSANTGFAAALMAAIATLVIACPCALGLATPTALMVGSGMGAERGILIRNGEALQRMKDVRAMVFDKTGTLTHGKPRLLKAVGINTPEEKVLRVARSLEAASEHPLALAIVEAAEKKGLKPLPIKDFANHSGRGVSAVLNSRTYWLGSMELLRENGISGIEGIQTAAEFKHASRVYLANSDGVLGLFYIADSVRPEAAKVVKELRNKGIESILLSGDNEETAAAIAAQAGISRFRAKALPADKVSIIRELQAEYGTVAMVGDGINDAPALKQADIGIAMGQGTDIAIEAADITILRDKLELIPTAVELSLQTFRKIRQNLFWAFFYNLVAIPLAVFGALHPVIAEIAMATSSVTVVTNANLLRRKMKKQEKIKAER
- a CDS encoding insulinase family protein, whose product is MKKQAVKHGFALKETHRIEEINATANIYEHEKSGAQLMHIASEDNNKVFCVAFKTIPEDSTGCPHILEHSVLNGSKNFPGKSTFMELIKGSLHTFINAMTASDVTLYPVASTNDKDFLNLTRVYLDAVFFPRIHEEPKILHQEGWHYELTDPEGELTIKGVVYNEMKGAFSNPDSIIQRHCQHAQFPDTPYGHESGGDPEVIPTLSYEKFTEFHKKYYHPDNSRIFIYGDLDPDPVLEMMDKDYLSHFTKGQKTVSMPLQKPFAKQLKLELEYPVDEHKNIEDQYYLCLNYTWGQITEGHTTAALSLLSDILMSTPASPLKRKIMESGLAADSYCYAMMDIKQPTLIFTFKQVKKENIPALVKLVNTELMRLVKDGIDKKLIEAVINKREFFVREAQMQHFPKGLFYIWSTLSDWMHGGDPVKALRFEPVFAELRKGLTEPYFEALIEKAILKNQHSSQITFVPVPGLVDKQDRDLKAKLAETKKKMSKKQIKELVEFNRELHDWQNEEVSAEDLERIPMLSLEDIDPSAESYPNQIEKYTEFTLLKHPLNTNGIVYLKAYFDLSHAEEEDLPWLAFYASLSGLVDTQNYSYADLSNEIDINTGGISLQFGLKNSYVDPDLIMPKFIVSGKALQAKVGKLVELAAEHAFRPVFTDKARLGTLIREAKSRMEAQLLGRGVVVAINRMFAPFSQIHHFSDLTQGLGYYHFLIDLEKRLAEDVDSVIKGLDWIRETFFTRNNLILSLTSDEEGISDAFQYLKPLVAGISQEVYSPVEIHFHPVDLNEGIMAPVQVQFCAKGGNFFRKGYSYSGKLRVLNNILANEFLHREIREKGGAYGAMANFSAVGNMYFCSYRDPNLSQTLDVYNRVPEFLRNFDCSSRELEKYIIGDISILNYPKTPETKGAQADEDYITGFTQEDRQQIRDEVLSTRIEDIRAYADMIEAIMSNNHFCVFGNEARIREAGDLFDRLTPVFI
- the dapA gene encoding 4-hydroxy-tetrahydrodipicolinate synthase, translated to MLQGSNVALVTPFKNGGVDYSALENLIEFQIENGTDGLVLLGTTGESAAIASDERDALLRFAIQRINHRVPVVVGTGTNNLSHTISQTKRARDLGADYALVLVPYYIKPTQQGMFEFFGAVEANTDIPIIMYNIMGRAGVNMTSATTVRIAKACKRIVGIKEASNMVVQASEIVRDAPSGFTCLSGEDGINMPLMACGFKGTISVTGNILPKLMHEHMAACLAGDFATALKQHQQLLKINQALFIETSPIPVKEALHMMGLIELEFRLPMCPLQDANREVLRGVLKEYNLI
- a CDS encoding von Willebrand factor type A domain-containing protein, with the translated sequence MMTKKLMLMLISALLLAVVLAGSQDTGKLRGKVIDNEGNALRDALLECHLGGQRVAVAKTDAQGHFLMESLVPGKYRLVASLTGYDPWERNNIKIKAKQTTSVNITLKVKTSYTLEEMDMGELHIRGGRANEVFFSMDGKMAPGSAMQPVPGFAPSYLPPDWNTEDYSPITPNIFKSPLTAPLSTFSIDVDTATYSNVRRMLNQGQLPPPNIIRTEELLNYFEYDYPQPQGEHPFSVYTEMGVCPWNHKRNLVHIGIQGRKMDMGEAPPSNLVFLLDVSGSMDSPNKLPLVQQAMNLLLENMRPQDKIAIVVYAGAAGLALPSTSGAAKPMISAAINNLEAGGSTAGGAGIQLAYKTAVENLIPDGNNRIILCTDGDFNIGVSSDADMTRLIEENRDKGVFLTVLGFGMGNYKDNRLELLADKGNGNYAYIDDISEARKVLVNEMGATLFTIAKDVKLQVEFNPAHVKAYRLIGYENRLLRDEDFRDDTKDAGELGAGHSVTAIYEIIPTASKEEIPGLDPLKYQEIKISEEARKSPEVMNVKLRYKPPTGDESIPLETPVYNITLGLEDVSQTFLFSSAVVGYAMLLQDYEDKGSMTWDKVIQLAVENLGADPHDYRREFIQLLIKAAQLKTENRPD